The Mucilaginibacter terrenus genome has a segment encoding these proteins:
- a CDS encoding S1C family serine protease, with protein MSTRLGQYCHRITLLCKIGIGILTYLILPDSILAQKKRSINAMHVTKLSEVIKKVSPACVRMFAFDTVVNRQAGPQFSGVVVTKDGYILTVAHTTIPGNIYSVNFPDGKMVIAQALGRIMFSATPQLPDVSMMKILGEGVYPFAEIGTSRELRLHQKCISISYPETLALNFPTVRLGQITVPATEQGMIQSSCKMEPGDSGGPLFNVAGQVIGLHSAIDIPEDINFDVPVDIYRRYWSSLKIPVTYDAFPMTKDSLIQKSFKPAMLIKDLVHLQTNVKKKATQFTATVKSIVNGTEKQLLGTVIRTDQKSKMSTSIFVISKSSEVGNKVRVIFNDGNSNDANIVARDKRNDLILLSVSPQSIYPSRDEIFNKEQFDTVYAGQHLFCLNSQRQPMKGIAGASVFALPKKFSLGYLGAFIDVRHRPFPVSNVLDGSPASLYGIKVGDTIKVIQGRVMERPEDFGAVLSDLWPGDTTAFEILRANQRIDLKVVLGNWPLNLTTHPADHFKGGKSIRRDGFQKVFAHDCVLEANDAGGPVFDYSGKFLGVNIARFSRTTTLALPASVIFQFLYDNTVIVGKGQRQI; from the coding sequence TATTGCCATCGAATAACTTTACTCTGCAAAATTGGTATCGGTATTTTAACCTACCTTATATTACCTGATTCCATTCTAGCTCAGAAAAAGCGATCGATAAATGCCATGCATGTAACAAAATTGTCGGAAGTCATTAAAAAGGTTTCGCCCGCATGTGTAAGGATGTTTGCCTTCGACACCGTGGTAAATCGACAGGCGGGCCCGCAATTTAGCGGTGTAGTAGTGACAAAAGACGGTTATATTCTGACAGTAGCGCACACCACCATTCCTGGCAACATTTACAGCGTAAACTTCCCTGATGGGAAAATGGTTATAGCTCAGGCTTTAGGAAGAATAATGTTTTCGGCTACTCCTCAGTTACCGGACGTGTCGATGATGAAAATTTTGGGCGAGGGGGTCTATCCATTTGCAGAAATAGGGACCAGCCGAGAGCTGCGTTTGCACCAAAAATGCATCAGCATCTCTTATCCTGAGACTTTGGCTCTAAATTTTCCTACCGTTCGTCTGGGGCAAATCACCGTGCCAGCTACTGAGCAAGGTATGATCCAATCAAGCTGCAAGATGGAGCCCGGAGATTCAGGCGGGCCGTTATTTAATGTTGCAGGGCAGGTGATAGGTCTGCATAGTGCGATAGATATACCTGAAGACATTAATTTTGATGTTCCCGTAGACATTTACCGCCGGTACTGGTCCTCGTTAAAAATTCCGGTGACATATGATGCATTTCCGATGACAAAGGATAGTCTAATCCAAAAATCTTTTAAGCCAGCCATGCTTATTAAAGATTTGGTTCATCTGCAGACAAACGTGAAAAAGAAGGCTACTCAATTTACCGCAACAGTAAAAAGCATTGTCAATGGTACCGAAAAACAATTACTTGGTACTGTCATCAGGACAGATCAAAAGTCGAAGATGTCAACTTCCATTTTTGTCATATCCAAAAGTTCTGAAGTAGGAAATAAGGTGAGAGTTATTTTTAATGACGGAAACAGCAATGACGCAAATATTGTAGCAAGGGACAAACGAAATGATCTGATTCTGTTGAGTGTTTCCCCGCAATCAATATACCCATCGCGGGATGAGATATTCAACAAAGAGCAATTCGATACAGTGTATGCGGGTCAGCACCTTTTTTGCCTCAACAGTCAGCGCCAACCCATGAAAGGCATAGCCGGAGCTTCGGTTTTCGCATTACCAAAAAAATTTAGCCTCGGCTATCTCGGTGCTTTTATTGATGTAAGACATCGGCCTTTTCCAGTTAGCAACGTACTTGACGGTTCTCCGGCATCCTTATACGGAATTAAAGTTGGCGATACGATAAAAGTTATTCAGGGTAGAGTAATGGAAAGACCGGAGGACTTTGGTGCCGTTTTAAGTGATCTATGGCCCGGCGATACCACCGCGTTTGAGATATTACGAGCGAACCAGCGTATTGACCTTAAGGTCGTCTTAGGTAATTGGCCTTTAAACCTAACTACACACCCTGCCGACCACTTTAAAGGAGGCAAGAGTATACGAAGAGATGGCTTCCAGAAAGTGTTCGCTCACGACTGCGTCCTTGAAGCAAATGATGCAGGTGGTCCGGTATTTGATTACTCAGGCAAATTTCTTGGTGTTAACATTGCGCGGTTCAGCCGTACAACCACGTTAGCCCTTCCTGCATCTGTGATATTTCAATTTTTATATGATAATACCGTTATCGTCGGTAAAGGTCAAAGGCAGATTTAA